In Pyrus communis chromosome 15, drPyrComm1.1, whole genome shotgun sequence, the genomic stretch ATGAGGGTCCTAAATATATGAAATGGTCAAAAGAATTTGTTGTTgttcatttaataattaaaagtatGATATTAGCTGCAAGGTTACGCTCTGTTTAGAGGTTACAATGCAGGCTATTTGCCTTTTGTGGGGACGTGaccaatattatatatatatatatatatatatatatatggtacaATTAATTTAGCAAAGTCAAATCAACATGTTTTTCCTTGCCCAATATGCTGTACAAATGCATGATATTATAATAAGGAACCCGACTTTATATACTTTGAATTTCGATTATCACTATGTTTCCTACAATATATGTAGGCTGATGGAAACATACAATAACGATGGAATTTTGCTCCAACTCTCATCTCAATTTCGTGTAGAGCAGTATGCCGTTTCACTGCGAATCATTTCCAATTCACTCAAAGGGTGCTAGTAGTGGCGAAGTAAGGAGTTGTCATGAGAAAAGGGGGTGGGGTGACAAAATTTAAATTGGTAAAAAGTTTCGGAAAATGTAAATAACCAAAATCTAAATTCTAAACATCAAGCTAATCATTTTAACGACAAATAATGACAACGCCAACCAAAAGAACAAGAccatgaaaaacaataaaaacagaGAGAGAACCTAAGACTAGTTCAATTCATTAGACTCAAAATATCCCATGTTTTTTTCATTCTGTTCTGTGCTAATTTGTACTAAAACTAGGGCATTTATAGATATTGGAATACGAGGTGGATGCATAAAGTAGGGCATTTATGGAACTAATTAACTAGAGAAATTTATAATGAAAATGTTCTTGCATTTGCAACCTCTAGAAACCCTATAGAAATTTAGTATCTTCAGAATCCCATTTCAATTTCTCTTTATCTCTTTTTCCTTatttagttctttttttttggtgagaTATTCCATTGTTCAAGGAAGGCAAAGTGATGCAGAGaatatcaaaaaagaaaaaccacgTACCTAAACCTCTACTGGGTGCAATCCACCACCCGCTTCTCGAGGCCCTTAAGCAAGTATAAAAACCTCCCGAACCACATCACTTTAATCACCAAATTCCACCATAACTAGTTTCATCTTCTTCAGGCATTTTTATTCAACTTTGTTTTCATAAGGTGAggctttttcaaatttcaagttcACTCTTGGGCTTTTGTAGGTTAGGTTAGTTTGTCTGTAAAGAATTTGAAGTTTGCCAAAATGATGTTGTAATTTTTTAAGAGGGCACGGGGGAATTTCGTTGCACTTAACTGATACATTATTGTTTTTATCATATGTCTGAAATCTAGAAGTCCAAATTGAGAAAGATGAGCAGGCCAGGAGATTGGAACTGTAGGTCGTGCAACCATCTCAACTTCCAAAGGAGGGACTCGTGCCAGAGGTGCGGGGATCCAAAAAGTGGGGAGAGAGTTGAGTACGGAAGAGGTGGTGGTGGTTCATATGGATTCACCACTGGTCCGGATGTCCGCCCCGGTGACTGGTACTGCACCGTTGGCAACTGTGCAGCTCACAACTTTGCCAGCCGCTCCAGTTGCTTCAAGTGTGGTGCGTCTAAGGACGAATTGTCCagtggtggcggtggcggcGGCTTTGAGGGGGACATGCCTAGGCCACTCAGAGggtttggttttggcagcggtGGAAGTAGCTCTGGTCGCTCCGGATGGAAATCTGGAGACTGGATTTGTACAAGgttaaatttgcaaattttatcattttactGATTAGTCACAATATCTTTCAATGAATATGTCGCAATATTACTCCCATATTTTATCATGTTTGCGTATATTACCACTTTACCATGTCATGAAAATAATGGTaattgttcaattaaatggCACAGACCAGGGTGCAATGAGCACAATTTCGCTAGCAGGACGGAATGTTTCAGATGCAATGCTCCAAGGGACTCCAACGATGGCAAGTTTCCATTTTAACTCCTAAAATTTTCATGCTTTTCGGTGAGTATATGCACAAACGTGACTATTTTGAAGTAAAATATAGATAACAAAGAGATATTAACTCGTTGGCGTAAGATAATGTAAGACACGGAGCATTCCCTCTCAAACCCCAAAACAAAGCTTTCTACACTGTGGGAGCTCACCACTCATCCCTTATTCTTATTAAACATATATTTACtttcaaatattttgtttttcttaattttattttatttttataattttttaaactaatatataaatatgattCTCATCTTATTCAGGCACTGCTGTATTTTGCTGAAGGAACTGAGAAAAGAACATGATTCCCTTATGATGACATGAACTACCTAGCTAGCCACTATAGTGGCCCAGATGGTTCACCctctatatttttttcctttttcaattCCCTTCTCCTTCCCCACCTTCTTTCCATTTCCTGGATGTTTATCTTTTTAGAGTGCTTAAGTTGAATTCTGATGATGCACTTTAACTAAGCTACATCATTTGGCATtattttgtgagctttcttatGATATGAAAGGAATGTAGTTTTCTAGTACTATTAATCGAATTAATTCTCTGCTGTTATCTTGGATCATTGAAGCATCTACTTGCTGCCGGTATATTTGATTGATTAATTACTTTCTGATACTGATTTCTAGAGAGGGGAAAAGAGGAGGATATGTATGAAGATGGAGGAAGATGCTCCATCCCGAGTATCAAGAATGCTTTTATCCTAAGAGTGGTCCAACGAATATTTGAGTATTTAAAAACTGTAAACGAGTATATATATCTATCTGTGAAAGCAAGCTATATACCAAcggataaacaaaaaaaaaaaaaaaaaaaaaggaaagaaagcaaATATGCACCAAAGGAACTGTTCTCGTGTTCACATGGAACTCTATCATGCTACGCTACAAGCTACGCAGTTCAAGAGATTCATGACCCAAAAGTGCATCACATTCCTTGAATTGTTGCCCATGAATTTCCATACAACTGCACACATTTATTGTGACTAGTTAGCAAATTTCATATCCACAttgaattatatcatgttgtgAGACGAGCTACGTAGCTCAAGGTATTGGCAACCTCATACTACAAGTGAAGTACAACTTTCTGGTAGCTTATGAAAGACTTCGTCGTGTCACACCCTTCGACCTTGTGAAGTACAAGATCACTTAAGCTCAAGTACACTGCTCATGGAACCTTGCCTCAGTTGCACACGCATGTTCTAATTTCAGACGACTTTCATTCGACCAATGAAGTCAACAACCAACTTGGCAACGCCAGCATCACATGGTCAGGGCAGTAGAGCACAATAAACTCAGCAACTCAATGCCCCAAAAAGCCAAAACCTATGGCCTAGACTAGGAACGCCTGCTTTTATCAAGGCTGTGGAAACAGTTCACACTAGGGGTGGGTTCGATTTTTTGctaaaactgaaaactgaaccaaagttatatttggttcggttcggtccatcttttttccgattttgttcggttcggtttttatCGGTTCAATTCCAGTTCCGGTtcggttttgattttttattttatttgataaa encodes the following:
- the LOC137716751 gene encoding RNA-binding protein involved in heterochromatin assembly dri1-like isoform X2, which translates into the protein MSRPGDWNCRSCNHLNFQRRDSCQRCGDPKSGERVEYGRGGGGSYGFTTGPDVRPGDWYCTVGNCAAHNFASRSSCFKCGASKDELSSGGGGGGFEGDMPRPLRGFGFGSGGSSSGRSGWKSGDWICTRPGCNEHNFASRTECFRCNAPRDSNDGKFPF
- the LOC137716751 gene encoding RNA-binding protein involved in heterochromatin assembly dri1-like isoform X1, which codes for MSRPGDWNCRSCNHLNFQRRDSCQRCGDPKSGERVEYGRGGGGSYGFTTGPDVRPGDWYCTVGNCAAHNFASRSSCFKCGASKDELSSGGGGGGFEGDMPRPLRGFGFGSGGSSSGRSGWKSGDWICTRPGCNEHNFASRTECFRCNAPRDSNDGTAVFC